One stretch of Rhizophagus irregularis chromosome 6, complete sequence DNA includes these proteins:
- a CDS encoding trifunctional histidinol dehydrogenase — protein MTGRGKGGKGLGKGGAKRHRKILRDNIQGITKPAIRRLARRGGVKRISGLIYEETRGVLKVFLESVIRDAVTYTEHAKRKTVTSLDVVYALKRQGRTLYGFGG, from the exons atgactGGACGTGGCAAAGGTGGAAAAGGTCTTGGAAAAGGAGGAGCAAAACGCCATCGCAAAATTCTTCGAGATAACATTCAa GGTATTACTAAACCTGCTATCAGACGTCTCGCACGTAGAGGTGGTGTAAAACGTATTTCAGGTCTCATTTATGAAGAAACTCGTGGAGTACTCAAAGTTTTCCTTGAAAGCGTAATCCGAGATGCAGTAACCTACACAGAACATGCAAAACGCAAGACAGTAACGTCTCTAGACGTCG tCTACGCTCTTAAACGCCAAGGACGCACTCTCTACGGTTTTGGAGGTTAA